The following are encoded together in the Glycine soja cultivar W05 chromosome 5, ASM419377v2, whole genome shotgun sequence genome:
- the LOC114411549 gene encoding GATA transcription factor 17-like has translation MAKRNGPCFHCGIKSSPHWRSGPEDKSVLCNACGLRYTKWGSIGLQNYFPNHFKPEYLDNLKNLEGRNNVLQGSSYATDSSGKIHVMWNPYVPSRKRSRVVRMTTSIQRFHEQLLMMWKNEENSNDQSSQESEEVLLIDNVNNFIPCNEIGLGCILLKPEDASA, from the exons ATGGCGAAAAGGAATGGTCCATGCTTCCACTGCGGCATTAAGT CTTCTCCACATTGGCGTAGTGGACCAGAAGACAAGTCAGTGTTGTGCAACGCATGTGGACTAAGATACACCAAATGGGGAAGCATTGGCCTTCAGAACTATTTTCCCAACCATTTTAAACCTGAGTATCTTGATAACCTTAAAAATCTAGAGGGTAGAAACAATGTTCTCCAAGGTTCAAGCTATGCTACAGATTCAA GTGGAAAAATCCATGTTATGTGGAATCCTTATGTTCCATCAAGGAAACGTTCACGCGTAGTACGGATGACAACATCAATCCAAAGGTTTCATGAACAACTTCTCATGATGTGGAAAAATGAAGAGAACTCAAATGATCAGTCATCCCAAGAATCAGAAGAGGTCTTATTGATTGATAACGTCAATAACTTCATACCTTGTAACGAAATAGGGCTTGGATGCATTCTTCTTAAACCAGAAGATGCTTCTGCATAG
- the LOC114413040 gene encoding partner of Y14 and mago-like: protein MSDEERTKQIAELSKSLKEGERIVGPTRRPDGTLRKPIRIRAGYTPQDEVAIYQPKGALLKKEMGSAGPPGYDPDADSKPKPKTKSVKRNERKKEKRIQAALEKEKNVSEVEESGKQEFVEALTSQVNELAVQDSQAQDIDKRIRALRKKIRLTEALEQKSTEQNLKPEQLEKLAKLEDWRRELKLLEDEKGETTVS, encoded by the exons ATGAGCGACGAGGAAAGAACGAAGCAAATAGCGGAGCTGAGCAAAAGCCTGAAAGAAGGAGAGAGAATCGTGGGCCCAACGAGACGGCCCGACGGAACCCTCCGCAAGCCCATTCGAATCCGCGCCGGTTACACCCCTCAAGACGAAGTCGCCATTTACCAACCCAAAGGAGCACTC CTGAAAAAGGAGATGGGCTCGGCTGGGCCTCCCGGCTACGACCCCGACGCCGAttccaagcccaagcccaagaCCAAGTCCGTCAAGAGGAAcgagagaaagaaggaaaagcGCATTCAG GCTGCGcttgaaaaggaaaagaatgtGAGTGAAGTTGAAGAGAGTGGGAAGCAGGAATTTGTGGAGGCATTGACCTCGCAGGTAAATGAACTCGCTGTGCAAGATTCCCAAGCTCAAGATATTGATAAAAGAATTCGAGCTCTCAGAAAGAAG ATTCGACTTACAGAAGCATTGGAGCAGAAAAGTACAGAGCAGAATCTGAAGCCAGAGCAGTTGGAAAAGCTAGCAAAATTAGAAGATTGGCGTAGGGAGTTAAAGCTATTGGAAGATGAGAAGGGTGAAACAACCGTATCATGA